The candidate division TA06 bacterium B3_TA06 genomic sequence TACCGTTTACGCCGCCTGAGACGGCCTTTTCATAATTGCTCCTAAAACTCCTCGTCAAATAGTATATTGGAATCAGCCGAAGTCAAGCCCACGCACGGGTATTGCAAATTTCAAAATTCAAATTGCACTGAAAGATGACGCTTGCGGAATAAAATGCAAATTGTAATGGAGTTTAAGCCCCGTAATTTTACAATTTACACTTTGCATTTTGCAATTCGCGCGCTAGCGCGCTCGTCCCGTATTCTGGGCATCGTGGCGGAACTTGGGCCAGGCAGAGGAAGCAAGCGGTGAATCTCCGTAGATCGCGTAGAGATAGTCATCGTCTGAACCCACGTAGATCGTCCCGTCTTCACCGATAGCAGGAGAGGATTGAACGTTACCATCGGCTTCATAATTCCAAAGAAGGGTTCCATCAGAATTCAAGGCAAAGATGGTTCCACCGAGCGCTCCAAAGTAGATGGTGCCGTTCGCACCCATCGCAGGTGAGGATCGTATCGTTCTCTTCGCGTTGTACTCCCAGAGCTTGTTCCCAGAAGGGTCTAAAGCATAAAGACGGCTATCTGCAGAGCCTATGTATATGGTTCCGTCAGGACCGAGGGCCGCGGAGCCGGACACAGCTCCGTTGGTGGGGAAGTTCCATAGTTCTGCTCCCCCAGAACTTACTGCATAGAGCTTTCCATCCTGAGAGCCTACGTAGATGGTGCCATCCGCACCTACGGCAGGCGAGGACTCAACCGCCGCGCCTATCTCAAACGCCCATTTGCGGGAGCCATTTGAGGGATTAACCGCGTGAAGGAAGCCGTCGTTTGATCCTACGTAGATAGTGCCGTCTGAGGCGACAGCGGGTGATGATTTTATCTTATTCTCGGTTCGGTATTTCCATTTCAGATTACCATCAGTGTCAATGGCGAAGAGATAGTCAACCAGCTCCTGGGTTCCCGGTTTGCGATACTTGCCCCCGAAGTAGATACTGCCGTCCGCACCAATCGCAGGTGATGAATGAATGTTACCATCGGTCATGTAACTCCACTTTAAGCTACCGTCCGGATTAATGGCATAGAGATTCTTGTCGTAAGAGGTGATGTAGATAGTGCCGTTTGAGCCAATCGCAGGCGAAGCCGAGATCAAGTGCCCTGCGTCGTAGCGCCACAAAAGCTTCCCTGAAGGGTCCAGGGCATAGAGGTAGTTATCCCAAGAACCCACATATATTGTGCCGTCAGCGCCTAGAGCAGTTGAGGAGTACACGTCATTACCGGTTTCGTATCTCCAGCGCAGGGCGCCTATCTCCACCGCTTCAAGCTTCGCCTCAATGGTAACCGTCTTGCCTGCCTGGACAGTTACTACCTCAGACCAAGGCAAGTAACCGGCAAGGAGTAGACGTATGCTATACTCTCCTTCCTCGACCTCCTCAAACACGTGATTTGTCTGATAATCGGTAAGTGTATCGTTGATATAGATGGCCGCACCCCCAGGCTCGGAGTTCACTACAATTGTTCCTTTGGTCGATGGATTGCAGCCCACAAGCATCAGGATCAGCCCTGCTCCCGCAAAGACCTGGATATGTTTCACATCTTCTCCTTTGAATTGTAGACAGAGCCTACTGAAGAACACGGGAAAGTCAAGGTTGTCGAGACTTTCTTCGTTTGTTCTGGTGCGCGTGAATCCAGTTGTATTCGTCTAGTGCCTTAAGAGAATCCTCATACCTAAAGCCTTCTCTCTTAAGTTTCTCAATCTGCTCCCTGGTCTTATTCACAAATTTTACGTAGTTCTCCCCGTTTGTTCCTCTCTTTTGCGGATAGATTTGGTATCCGTGGGCTATATCACGATCCCAGAGTGGGAAAAACTGAGGCGCCAAAAGGTGCAGGCACTTAGCTGCTCCAATAGTCCCAAGCACCTTCTCGAAAGACTCGAATATGGTCTTGATCGAGCTTTCTTCTTCACTATGAAGGCTCTCTAGGGAACGCTCTCTGAAGGATAAAAGATTCAATTCAGGAGAATCCATAAGTTCTTGGATTTTGCCCAAGTGCTCCTTGTCAAACTTCGCGTGTCCAAATCTGTAGAATCCATCATTCCACGTCTTTAGAAGCACTCCTACAGCTTCAGCAAGAGTTAAAGAATCCGCCTCTCTTGCTTCGCTCAGGGCGAGCTCTACCAGCTTCGTCGCAGCCCGATAAAAGAGATTGGTCGGGTCAACTTGTTCGATGAACTTCTTTCGGGCTTCGGCGACCCCATCCAGGGTCGGTTCAGGAATCCTCATAAAGGCCTCCTTTTGTTAAATTTTATCTAGTGATAATATGGGAAAACATCGCAAAAGTCAAGTCAGAAAATTGACCTAGTTGAATCTGCTTCATCGAAGGAATATAATTCGCCTGCGGCTGTATAACAAGGCATGAGTGAAAATCAAAGCCAACAAGGAGGCCAAGATGAAATTCGTAAAGCTCTTAATCCTTTCAGCGGTGCTGGCGTTCTTCATCGGTGCAGACAAAGTCAGAGTAGAAACCGAAACCCCTGAAGGGGTATCGATAGCATCAGGTGACATCACCCAGGGATCGCTGCAAATCCTTAAGGACGGCAAAACCCTGGAGCTTCCCTTGGAGCATACCGACGTAGATGCCTACGTCTCAGGTTACATTGCCCGCGTGAACGTCACCCAGCACTTCACTAATCCTTATAAGGAGCCGATAGAGGCTGTGTACGTCTTTCCGTTGCCCGAGAATGCGGCGGTTGA encodes the following:
- a CDS encoding cell surface protein; this encodes MKHIQVFAGAGLILMLVGCNPSTKGTIVVNSEPGGAAIYINDTLTDYQTNHVFEEVEEGEYSIRLLLAGYLPWSEVVTVQAGKTVTIEAKLEAVEIGALRWRYETGNDVYSSTALGADGTIYVGSWDNYLYALDPSGKLLWRYDAGHLISASPAIGSNGTIYITSYDKNLYAINPDGSLKWSYMTDGNIHSSPAIGADGSIYFGGKYRKPGTQELVDYLFAIDTDGNLKWKYRTENKIKSSPAVASDGTIYVGSNDGFLHAVNPSNGSRKWAFEIGAAVESSPAVGADGTIYVGSQDGKLYAVSSGGAELWNFPTNGAVSGSAALGPDGTIYIGSADSRLYALDPSGNKLWEYNAKRTIRSSPAMGANGTIYFGALGGTIFALNSDGTLLWNYEADGNVQSSPAIGEDGTIYVGSDDDYLYAIYGDSPLASSAWPKFRHDAQNTGRAR